AGAGCTTTCTCTGTTCATTGGTACAATAAGTGAGATAGGTACCATCTAAATGCAGCCCTTTAGGGGCTGGCACCATCCAAATGCATACTCAACAAAACAGGACAACACACCTCaattattaaatattcaaagGTGTGTCATGGATAACAAAAATGGGAATGCTGTTAAACAGTTGGTTTCTCATTAATGATACAATGTGCAGgtaaaatcctaaaaaaaaaagaaaaaatatgggAGTCAAAATAACCGAGGGAGTCTTTGTGCCTGGGTGGAACAGCCTCTGCTTTGAGGAGTGGGTGTCCATGTCAGCAGTGTGGAAAAAGGCCCCCACTGTAACTCTATCCCAAGAGGGGCCGCTCAGACTGGACTGTGGCTCCGGGGACCGAAAACTTTACAAAATCCAATCAATACAACTAAAAGTATGCCATCTTATACCCGAGCAAGGTTGATGGCCACAtcattttcagttatttgaTTCCAAATAATTGACAGAAAATGGGTGaacttaaatgttttaaatttcttttatgaataaaaaaaatcatctgtatTAATAGATAATAGGTCTAACGTTTAGGAAGTAAAACTGCATGCTGGTGCATAAATGAATCCAATCAGATACATCTTTACTGATGTaatacaactgtaactattGCAGCAGACTGCCTAACACATGAGCACTTGATTATTACAGTATATCCACAGGAAAGAAAGCGCTTACCTACAAGTATTAATTGCCAAATTAGTTATGCTAATAAAATCCTGCAACAACATTTAGATCCAAAGTTATCtttcaaataaacactttatgaAGGTGTTATAGTGCAGGTAGCTGTGCTGGTTTGACACCTCTCAAAGTTCGGGAAGGACAGGCCAAACAATAGAGAACAATTAACCTTGTCAGACGAAGGAGGGTGAGGCCTCACTTTGGCCGATCCTGTCATGTAGGAGGTCAGGGCTACAAAAGCATCACAGCGCAACGCCTGCACCACGCAGGATGAAACAGGCTCTCTACTGACAGGTTGTTTTCAGAAGCCCGAAAACATTGACTTGAAATATTTATGAGAAAGTAACCCAGCGCATATTAACAAGGTCAGCAGCGAGGAGTCAATACAGCATCAATGGAGCACCAGCAGAGGGGGGAGTGGGAGAAGAAAGGAAGGGAGCGGGTCATGGGGGTTTTCTAAACGCAATTAGATTAGCATACTGGTGAATCGAAGAAGGGATGCCGCAGAATTCTAGCAATGATAACATATTATTCACTCCGtggctgctgtttttcctcaacAGCAGCATCCCACAGAGTTTTTACTACTTGCACTAACATTTGTGGTACACCACTGTTATTACCACTGCAACATATTTTAGTTTCCCCTCAGAGGGCGCAGGCTTGCACTGTGTGGTTTTCAGAGCTGCACATGGGCAATTgtaatcatgtgtttttatcGTGTATTTTTATCATGTATTTTCCTgggaaacattttatatttcaagtCAACCCTTTCGAGCATCTGAGGCAAACTGTACCAACCCTGAGGCACGCTGCAGCCAGTTTGCAGGCCGAGGGCTTATGTTGTTAAAGACTAATAAAGCATGAGGAGcctgtggagagcagagaggctcTGCGTTCAAAGGGAGATCAGAGCCTACATCTGCCTTTGTCTGAAAGACGGAATGCCAGGAATGTGGGCTATTTCAGGAAACCTCTATGCATCCAACTCCGTTTGGGCAGATCATTGCAATCTCAGCGGCACAAGATGGCTGATGAGGAATCAGCGCTTCCTGGACCTGCTTATGAGTAATGGTGGCATGTCAATCTGCTGACAGGCCTCTGGGAACTTCCATTTACGCTGGACTGTTCATTCAGTCACAGGATGTTACAAGCTCTGTCTGAGAGCAGGTGGAACAAGATCAGCTGATTACAGTCAGGCCACAGCCTGTAGCAGTGACTCAGTGAAAGTTAGCCTCTCTTTGAATAAAAGGGTGACTAAACTGAATGGCCTCATGCATACAAACAAGCTATTTACAGGGGACATGaatctctgtatgtgtgtttatctcaCCTTCCTCAgagcctcctcttcttcctgacGTTTCTCATAATGTGCAAAGTCATCAAAGATTGAGGTGGTATGCTTGTAAGTGGCGATAATTTTAAGCACTTGTTTGGCCTTCTCCAGAGGCACTTCTTGAGTGTCCCTGGAATTGGTCACTGGCTTGTTGTCATTGTTCTCCAGCCGGATGTGTCGCAGCTGGTTGTTGGGCACGTCTTTGATGAAAACCCACTTCACCTCAAACTTGCCCTTCCACTTATCCTGAGACCAGACGCCTGCATAGGCATTGTAGTCCACCGGTGAGCGCATCTCAGCCACGCCACAGAAGTGCCCACTGCCGTTGACACTGAACAACAGGTACAGGGGCCCCTTGTTGCCCAGTGAGCGGTAAGCGCCATCCAGACGCTTGTTGCCATGTTCTGTACTGCACCAGATAGAGTACTTGATTGAGCGGTGGATGTCATCTTCCGAATAGCTCTTGATAATGAAAACACGTCCATTTTTCAAGTTCCAGTCAAAGTCTTTGGGGTTGTAGTTGTTGAGGGCCCGGAGTTTCTCCAGCACGGGATGCACTTCTCCGGAGCAAGGGGAGGCACTCAATGGGACCCCCCCACCCAGACCAAAGCCCTCACCCCGGTTCCTTGGAGCCACCCAACGGTTGGGGGGTGGACCAGGCTGCTGGGGTTGTTGCTGATGAAGGGGCTGTGGGGGGCCAGGTTGAGAGGAAAGGTGCATGTGAGGCGGGCCAGGGGGCAGAGagtgagggtgggggtgggagtgGGGGTGGGGATGGGGGTGTTGGGGGGACTGGAGAGATTGAAGCTGGAAGggctggtgttggtgttgggGCTGGTGTTGGTGTTGAGGCTGAGGGGGCAATGGGTTTTGCAGTAAGGGCTGGTGCTGAGCGAGGAGAGGCTGTTGCACCAGAGGCTGCGGGGGTAGCATAGTCTGAGCTAATGGGGGCTTGTTCATAGAGCCCTTATCGTCCCAAGTACCAATGTTCATATTGTGCTTTATGGGGGGTGGGGGAATGGTGGCGCCTCCCCCCATTCCCATGTTGGCTTTGGGTTTGACCTTGGGCTGTGGCTTGGCTGGCTTCTTGGCGATGGCTGCCCAGGAGGCAGGTTTAGGTGCAGATGAGCTAACAGACGGAGGGAGGCTATTGGCTGCCATGCTGCTCATACCTACTGTGCCTCCTAAGGGAGAGCCCACGGTTTTGGTGACAGCTGCCACCATGTCCGTACCCAGTTTTAACCCTGTCATACCCTGCTCAATGCTATTCAGCACCGGGACTTTACTTAGCTGGGTGTCGCTTCCAAAGCCTGCCTGTCCGTCCGTGATGGCCCGACCCAGCGAGCTGGGGGCGTACCCATAGCTGTTACTGTAGACTGAACTCTGTGTGGACTGACCCTGAGAGACACTGGTACCCCAGGTGGAAAAGTCTGCATTGCCAGGGAAGAAGTTGAAGCCATGCTGACCCAGGAAGGGAGGAGTGTTCCCCAGGGCACCCGGCTGGCTGAATACGCCATCAGGGATGAAGTGCGGTTCACCATTGCTCATCTGTCCGTAGGTAGTTAGGTAGGGCATAGGAGGGTCTCCTGCTGTGGACCAGGCAGCCTCTCCCAGAGAGTAAGGGAAACCAATGGATGGAGCATAGTAGCTAGGCATGTAGGGGTCAGACATTGGTGGATAGCTGTTATTCTGTGACACAGGGAGACAGACGgttaatgtacaaaataaaatgatgtcaaaACAGTAAAGCAAATCTGAATGCCTGTTTCATGGCTGCGAGTAATTTGTCCACAACGTGAAAACATGGGCAAAATGTTCTGAGCGATATATTGACTGCAATACGGTTCATTGTTGGAAGTTACCTGATTTGTCTGGCCGCTTAGGTAAGGctcaaaatcatcatcattcacACCATCCTTTTGATGCATTGATCCGTTTTGCACTGAGGACGGGAGGAaacaacattaataaatcatcataTGTACAGTGGCCAACAGTAAAGCAGCTGGAACACAAATGATATGAAAGCTGTAGCCTCAACTGCAGCCTAGCACAATCACTGAGTAGCCTGATAGCATGTTAGCTAATTTCAATCAAAACAGCCGGCACTGCTCCACTGAGccacattttggaaaaaaaaatatacataaataacgGGGGCTTGTGCATCATTTACACACCACTATTTAAATTCCGTACCTTTATTTCCTTGTCCTTTAGGTCTCTGAAATAATGGGCAGCACAGGGAGAAGATGTGAGACTGTTGTCAGATCACGACAGGAAAcagcaagcaaacacacacacacagatagacagagagacacacacacacacagggaaggCTGTATCctaatacatgaataaatataacaGCCGATGGTAGTAACCTCAAGCTAAAACCATCAGCCCGGATGTTCACATTTACAGGTTGCCTCGCGTTATTGACCGGATGTCAAACGGCTCTGACATCCAGTAAACGGTGCCGCATTGGCAACCGGCTACAGCTAGAGTTGTTTGGCAATACAGTCGGCCTACATTACGGCTAATAGCTATCACATATCAGAGACTTTTTCAGCCCGTGTGTGATCCGGCACACCGAACCCGATCAAACTGTTGTCGGCAAAGTTTCATTTCGCCGCACGggctaattattattattaattttttttagcaaacatTTCAGCTGTCAAATGCACGAACCTGATCGACTGTGGTTGCAGACATCCTCCAGGAACCGAAACTGATCGCTGTTCGTGAGACTGTCCACGGTCttcccccttttcctctctctgcacttCGGCGCTTTTCCTGGCTCGTCTCTCGGGTTGTCCAATCACTCTGTAACGGTTACAAGgcggcgtttttttttttgttttttttttttccttcacccCCCCTCTCTTCTTGGTCAAGCCTTGACGACGATCCGCTGTTTCTGGTTCTTACAAACGgcgactgtgtgtctgtggagaagGCGTCGGTTAATGTGTCCGATCCTGCCGGCGATCGTGTGAAACAGTCAATTTGAAAGTGACGAGTGTTCTTACTGGAATACCCCTCACCATATTCCACAATGGCGGATAGGCTTTTTACTCCCGCTTCCGTTCCGTTCTGCTGCTCCGTGACCTTCCGCCTGTGACGCTCTGAGTCATGTTACAAATTGACACTTCACAtgacagtcacaaacacacaacaagttCCCCCACACTTTACTTACATACTCTACACGAGCTTATTTTAGACGTTTTACCAGCCTGCCCGTCTGACATCAAAATGCTGGTCACCTCAGCGTTAGGGAGCCTCTTTTTAGCTTAGCCTGAACACAACCTCATAATGAATGGACGTCTGAATCCCCATGTGGATAACACAGGACTGATACAAAATAAGTGGCAGGGGAGAAAGGAAATATGATTACATGCACAAGTGGCAGTGTtgcaaagtaactaagtacatttactcacatACTCTACAATATTGAGctattttacttgagtatgtTCCATCTTCAtctattcatttttgttttttgttttgtttttttatcaaaaaataTGAGCctgttaaattaaataataaaaataatcactATTTAATTCATATAAATAGCCCCTACTCAACAATCTAATAATATCACATTCCCAGGAGATATTTTGAATACAGGACCCTCACTTGTAGTAGAGTATTCTGCACGTTGTTGCATTGCCACTGTAAAGGCAGTGTACCTAAACACTCTACTAGGGTATAATTAAAGATTTTGCCTTAGATTATTatttggtgaaagtgaaagtcactaatacaaataataaaaatcttaAATTAATGCTATGAAATGTACTTAGGTCTAAAAATATTTTATGGCAAAATTGTACTCAAGTATCCAAATTACAAGTAAACTATATAGATGTATACT
This is a stretch of genomic DNA from Acanthopagrus latus isolate v.2019 chromosome 19, fAcaLat1.1, whole genome shotgun sequence. It encodes these proteins:
- the ythdf3 gene encoding YTH domain-containing family protein 3 isoform X1 — encoded protein: MSATTVDQSHIFSLCCPLFQRPKGQGNKVQNGSMHQKDGVNDDDFEPYLSGQTNQNNSYPPMSDPYMPSYYAPSIGFPYSLGEAAWSTAGDPPMPYLTTYGQMSNGEPHFIPDGVFSQPGALGNTPPFLGQHGFNFFPGNADFSTWGTSVSQGQSTQSSVYSNSYGYAPSSLGRAITDGQAGFGSDTQLSKVPVLNSIEQGMTGLKLGTDMVAAVTKTVGSPLGGTVGMSSMAANSLPPSVSSSAPKPASWAAIAKKPAKPQPKVKPKANMGMGGGATIPPPPIKHNMNIGTWDDKGSMNKPPLAQTMLPPQPLVQQPLLAQHQPLLQNPLPPQPQHQHQPQHQHQPFQLQSLQSPQHPHPHPHSHPHPHSLPPGPPHMHLSSQPGPPQPLHQQQPQQPGPPPNRWVAPRNRGEGFGLGGGVPLSASPCSGEVHPVLEKLRALNNYNPKDFDWNLKNGRVFIIKSYSEDDIHRSIKYSIWCSTEHGNKRLDGAYRSLGNKGPLYLLFSVNGSGHFCGVAEMRSPVDYNAYAGVWSQDKWKGKFEVKWVFIKDVPNNQLRHIRLENNDNKPVTNSRDTQEVPLEKAKQVLKIIATYKHTTSIFDDFAHYEKRQEEEEALRKERNRNKQ
- the ythdf3 gene encoding YTH domain-containing family protein 3 isoform X2, whose amino-acid sequence is MSATTVDQRPKGQGNKVQNGSMHQKDGVNDDDFEPYLSGQTNQNNSYPPMSDPYMPSYYAPSIGFPYSLGEAAWSTAGDPPMPYLTTYGQMSNGEPHFIPDGVFSQPGALGNTPPFLGQHGFNFFPGNADFSTWGTSVSQGQSTQSSVYSNSYGYAPSSLGRAITDGQAGFGSDTQLSKVPVLNSIEQGMTGLKLGTDMVAAVTKTVGSPLGGTVGMSSMAANSLPPSVSSSAPKPASWAAIAKKPAKPQPKVKPKANMGMGGGATIPPPPIKHNMNIGTWDDKGSMNKPPLAQTMLPPQPLVQQPLLAQHQPLLQNPLPPQPQHQHQPQHQHQPFQLQSLQSPQHPHPHPHSHPHPHSLPPGPPHMHLSSQPGPPQPLHQQQPQQPGPPPNRWVAPRNRGEGFGLGGGVPLSASPCSGEVHPVLEKLRALNNYNPKDFDWNLKNGRVFIIKSYSEDDIHRSIKYSIWCSTEHGNKRLDGAYRSLGNKGPLYLLFSVNGSGHFCGVAEMRSPVDYNAYAGVWSQDKWKGKFEVKWVFIKDVPNNQLRHIRLENNDNKPVTNSRDTQEVPLEKAKQVLKIIATYKHTTSIFDDFAHYEKRQEEEEALRKERNRNKQ